TGAGACCCACATTAACtgtgcagaagaaaaacaacaatagtAAGTTATGACGTCACAGGTGTcattttttctgcttttatttggaAATCACTTGCATGTTGCATgatcataattaattgatttgaccatttcttctgtttgtgttacAGCAGTGAACGATGACTTGGTCAAGGACTGCCTTAGTGTTCTCTACAACTGTTGTATATGTGTAAGTATCCTATTACGTCTCGTACCAACCAGAGAAATGTCATCGGTGCATCGTGTCTTTAATTAGCACCTGTGTATTAGCAACTAGAAGTGTTCTCCTTGCAGTTGGTCTGTGCTGTTTTATTGTCTCCAAACATGTTTAGATACAGCACTGTGCATGTTTAATTCATGTCCTTTACTTCAAATTCATAGACGGAGGGGGTCACAAAAAGCCTGGCAGCGAGGGATGACTTTGTGCTCTTTCTCTTCACCCTGATGACTAACAAGAAGACCTTCCTACAGACCGCTACCCTAATTGAAGATATTCTTGGTGTCAAAAAGGTCAGAGTTATACCTCtggtatgagtgtgtgtgtgtgtgtgtgtgtgtgtgtgtgtgtgaaaacaccCACAGTGGCCCTTCCAGGTGCCTACGAAGTCACTCTTTGATTCACGCTGCAGCACATTTGGCACCTTTCTTAAAAGTCAAGTcaaatttttttcttcttagtATTGTTATATACCGCTGGGCAGTATACGGTCCAAACGTTATAAGATTTCCATACGGTATAAATTTCTcaactgacgttgctcttcggcaggcggcagaatttatttttaaacgtcGCGGAGGAGCGCCGAGCGGAGTCATGTTTATAACTTTATACAGACAATGAATAACTCGCAACAAGCACTcgttaacagggtaaaacaccacgacacatcAGCTGGTGACACCTAAAccatttgtaacactaatactttaaaatttataaaaaatacccCGGccaactgcatgctgggtacagctcacaacaagaagtaactacTACTTCatgaaaacacagcaaagaGCGCTAcagttacaacaacaacaacaacaacgagagaccagagatgtgccaacacaacttgtgcccaagagaggagctgtgtctgtgtggagggtTTGGGTTTTGGAAAATCACACCTAAGTTACGTtcgatcagaaaacgatttctTGCACTAGCAGCCACGGCaagctaacgtgctaatgtGCTAACGagccggccagttgcgagcacGATGGCCAGCGAGTGGCAAACAGCTGTTCGAGTAGCCGGCGGTCCTTTTCAGGGTCaattaattaatgtgtttacttgaaaaagcaatgcCGTCACATACCGGGATACTGTCAGAATCTCTCTAAATAcggtgatatggatttttggccgtGATACCGCACAGCCCTATGCTGTCAATGTAAAGACACATCTGTTTTAGCTGTTACACATTAACCTTTATTCATGAAATATGGAAAAGAAAGTAGCCTATTCAGACTCAACATCTTAAGTGTGTGTGAAATGCTAAACTGCTACTCTGTTAATAGTTTTATGATTGCATGTATGCAGGAGATGATCCATTTGGAGGGAATCCCCAACCTGTCGGGCCTGGTCCAAAGCTTTGACCAACAGCAGCTCGCCAACTTCTGCCGCATCCTATCCGTCACCATCTCGGAGCCTGATGTGGGAAACGACGACAAGCACACCCTATTGGCCAAGAACGCGCAGCAGAAACGCAACGCTAGCCCGTCTCGGGCGGAGGTCAACCAGGGTAGGGTTTCTCCTGACTGCAGAGTAGTTTCTCCGTGCTGTAAGGAACTGTGTCATGGAGGAATACATCAGTAAATTCTGATATATTAATAATTGTTTTGCCGTTTCCCCAACAGTAACCCTGCTGAACATCCCCGGCTTCATCGAGCGGTTGTGTAAGCTGGCCACTAGGAAGGTGTCTGAGGCCACGGGAGCAAACTttctgcaggagctggaggaatGGTACACGTGGCTGGACAATGCCCTGGTGCTGGACGCCCTCATGCAGATGGCCACCGAGGAGGCTGATCAAAGCAGCACGGGTAGGACGAGGTTCAGCTGTGCTGCGGAGTTTTCACATTGCTTCCTCCTGCGGACTCCGATTGACGTTGAAGTACTTTTTAAATCTCGCCTCCAGAGTCATCCGATGAGAGCTCCCTGGCCACCGGCCCTCTGAGACACCGACTGCCCCAGTCCATGAAGATCGTCCATGAGATCATGTATAAGGTGGAGGTGCTCTATGTGCTGTGTGTCCTTCTTATGGGCCGACAGAGGAACCAGGTACTTGACAGCAGACGTCTCTTCACTCTTCGGGATTTTAAGATAAACTCTTCTTCATCTAAGAAGAGTTGAACTGTAAATTTCACTGAGCTCTGTATTGCGTGTCTGCACAGGTCCACAAGATGCTGGCTGAGTTCCGTCTCATCCCGGGACTCAACAATCTCTTTGACAAGCTGATCTGGAGGAAATACACCACCTCAAATCATGTGGTCCATGACCAGAATGAGAACTGCGACTGTAGTCCGGTATGAGCCTTCAATTCTGTGCCAACGACTGTCTCTCGGCAGTTAAATGCTTTTTAAACACAGCCTCTCACACGGTTTCTTCTCATTGGTGCAGGAAATATCCTTCAAAATCCAGTTCCTGCGGCTTCTTCAGAGTTTCAGCGATCACCACGAGTGAGTGACCTTTGATTGAACGTCCTCGGGGTCGGACCCTTTTCCGAACAAGTTATTTCCGTTGTTAAAATCTTTTTAATCTGTTTCAGGAACAAATACCTCTTACTGAATAGCCAGGAGTTGAACGAACTGAGCGCCATATCCATGAAGGCTAACATCCCGGAGGTGGAAGCACTagtcaacacagacagaagccTAGTTTGTGACGGAAAGAAAGGCCTCCTCACGCGCCTCCTCACCGTCATGAAGAGGGAGCCTCCGGACTCGTCGTTCAGGTCAGCATCGCGTAGGCCAAGGAATGAGATGCGCGAGATAAATATGCCGATAATTTAAGTGGTCCGCCTTCTCTAAAGAGTTCCTCTTCTGGGGCACCAGGCTCTTGTATTTTCCAGATTTCTCAAGATTTGTCTCTAGTTCTGCTTTTTATATCTTAGCTGGAGCTTTCTGTTGTGTACGTAGGTTCTGGCAGGCAAGGGCAGTGGAAAGTTTTCTCCGAGGAGCCACCTCCTATGCAGAccaaatgttcctcctgaagAGGGGACTGCTGGAGGTAAAACCGCACCTGACTCGCCATCCATGCAGACTGTCCGCATGGCACAGATCCTCTCCTGAGAGACTGGCTGCTCACTTTCTGCTTGCGTCCCTCGACAGCACATCCTGTTTTGCATCATAGACAGTGGCTGTACGTCAAGAGATGTCCTACAGAGCTACTTTGATCTGCTGGGGGAGCTTATGAAGTTCAACATTGATGCCTTCAAAAGATTCAACAAATATGTCAACACCCCCAAGAAGGTATTAATGCACAGAAATAGATATTGTAATAGATACTAGAGAATAAGTATGACTTCTTTACACTAGCAGCTAATAAAACATAAGTAAGATAAATATTTTAcctcatttctttcttctttatgGCTGCACCACTAAACGTTTCTCACTTGGACAGTTTCAGACCTTCCTGACGCAGATCAACAGTTCTCTGGTGGACTCCAACATGCTGGTGCGCTGCATCGTCCTTTCGTTGGACCGCTTTGAAAATCTGACTGAAGACGTCAAAGGTAATCTGGGATGGAAAGTTGACAAATGTAGATTATAGAGAACATTTAAAGGCAAAATTACTGGACTATTTTAAAGTATTGGATCAATTGAATGTGGATCTTTGACTAGTTTGATTCAGCCGTTTGGGTACGTATTCCTATTCTGTTAAGAGTACTATTTGATCAAATATAGCTAAAGTTTAGATATATATACAGTTTGATTCTTGAGGTAAAGCAGATAGATAGTTTGCCATGTGActtgtgtaaatgtaaaaacaaggtGAGGTTTAGTATATTGTCAAAGGAAAACTCCTTTTACTCGCCTGTTAAATACAGAGGTGCTTCTCCTATGATGTCCTTGTAATTACATTTGTGTCCGTTGTGTGTCGTTCACAGTGGTGGAGGTGCTGTCTGAATGCTGCCTGCTGTCCTACATGGCCAAAGTTGAGAACAGGCTGTCCTTCCTCTTCCGACTCATCAACATCATTAACGTGCAGACGCTCACACAGGTCTTGCTTCTAATATTCTTTTACTCACAgatttaacaaaacaacatgtGGACCATTTGAACTTCAATAACAATCAAtcaaaatgctaaatgtagctgAAGGTACTTTGTTAGGAGTGTCTCTGTATTTATATCTAAAATGGTGCATCGCATAAATCTTGTTCCCTCCTGCATCCGTCTTGTTTCTCCTGCAGGAGAACGTGAGCTGTTTAAACACCAGTTTGGTGGTCCTGATGCTGGCCAGAAGGAAGGCTAAACTGCCCTTCTACCTCAACGCCCTGCGCGACAAGGAGTACGCTGACAAGTACCCGGGCTTCCTGCTCAACAACTTCCACAACTTACTGCGCTTCTGGCAGCGGCATTACCTCAACAAGGACAAAGACAGCACCTGTCTGGAGAACGTGAGTGGCGCTCGCTCTCGCCTGTGCATGATTATAGCGTCGTTAAATGATTAAATGGCGCCAAAGTCAGCAGCACGATGTCAGTCTGCTCTCAGCGTCTCCTGTTAACGTTCAGGCTCTTTTCTGTCACATGTTCCGAACATTGCAACAGGGACCTTTTTCATGTACGCATGCTTGCAGCCACAGACACCCTCGTGCGTGTTACTGGAACTGAAGTGTGAACAACTGGTTTAGACATCCGTTTTGGTTCAAACTGAAGAGAAAgttgtgttctgtgtgtatataaaacGTGTTCCTGCATGACTGGAGAGGTTGGGGCTTTTAAACGTACTTTCCACTGCAGGAAATGATTCAAGAACACAAGATTATACCCCATTTTTCACTAAAGGAACACTTTGGCTACGTGGCCCTCTTTCATTTCTGAGTtgatttttattctaaaataaaaTCCCTCTGCCAATTTATAAACATtgcttaatagtcaacaaagtCATCACAGGTTTCTTCTGAAAGGTCAATTCTTTAATACAGTGttcaggaggaggatgagaatgCAAAATATTGTTTCTCCCAATTCCCCATGTCCTCTTACATCTTGAAGTGAGGGAGACTTGAAAGACAAATGCAACActtttgaatgtgaatgtagtcGTATTCAGTACCAAGTATTGGCCGATGTTGTGAATTTATGTTCAATAAATCTGATTCGGGCGGGTTGAGCAAAGTATTCTGTAACAGAATCAAATCAAACATTGAGAAGTATCCTCTCAACTTAAGCTTCCATGTTGTTTCTGCTATAGAATCAtctttctgtgtctcttgtTTCACCAACCCGATGGTACctgtctggaggacctggacccccagtggactgattaggaacagcagctacttttatgtctctgtaattctcacactaGCAAAGCCCTCCGGCAGGCTGTGGTGCTGGTCCACGTGTCCAGGTGGAGAGGGGCTTGTGCTTGGTCTTTGCAATAAAGCTGTATTTAGGCTGCGTtaatcaggattttttttttttttacgtaagCAAATGGTTAAATTGGCTAATCTTCAATGTGGAAGGGTTCACGTCACAAACTCAAACTGCCCCTCACACAGTGTGAGATCTGTACAATACAGGCCCAGCAACAACCGGCAGACAGATCAAGTGTAGACAAGATTAGCTAAACTTTAGCGTCCTTGCGGGGACATTACTAGACTTAATCCTGCAGTAGCGCCCACGATAAAAACACACTGCTATGGCTCTCAGTGACTCTTCTACTAGAGgctgaatgtgagtgtgatcTTTCAATGTCGGATATTAGCCTGCTCGTAGATTGTTTGGATGATCAAGTATTTTTAAACCCCCCATAAGCTGATCATTTTATTGCAGTCTATTTTAGAACCCCTGATTTAACTCTACAAGCAAGTTACTTCACCGTTATGTTCATACCACATCTTGGGATACTCGCTCTAAGACTGCAGGGGGTAAATATTAACACAAAGTTCTGCTCAACTCCATGGCCACCAAGTCTGCTTAAGAACTAAATGGTCTGTGGCGGTTTACAACAGAGACCTTCGTGAGTGAACTAATTGGAGCACTAAGCGACTGTAGAGCACATCGTTTTGGGTCCGATCAAAACCATCTCCAGGTGGAGAGTAGCGCTTAAGTAATGCTTGTGTATCTCCTAACTGCTGGAACCATGATACGGTGACgtcagtgttttgtgtttgctcGTTCCACTGCCCCCAAGTGGCTAAACAATCAATTACAGCTGCTTAAACATGAATAATGTTTCCCAGGGTTATACACCCCCCAAAAGAGGTAGATGTTGTAcaccaggggtgtcaaacatacAGCATCTGGCCCGCCGGGGGGGTCCAGTGCGACTTTGCTAAGTGTACCTAGTGACCGTACCATCCGCgcaccccccctgccccctacctaaaatgagtttgacacacctgttGTATGCACATGCTTTGGATCCCTTTTGAATTCTTTTCATTGATCAAGTCGTCAGCTAACTATAGCACAACTAATGGCCGGGTTAGCTGGCTAATTCAGAGGCCGTCCATATCTGATGGGCCGATGTGCTCACGCTTTCCGTCGTTCTGAATGCGctctgctttccctccccagagCTCCTGCATCCCCTTCAGCTACTGGAAGGAGACTGTGTCGGTGCTGCTGGGCTCAGATAGGACTTCTCTGTGTGCCATAGCCAGCTACATTGACGAGCCCTTCATGGATCTTGACAGAGACCTGCTGGAAGATTGACCTCCTGTGTGCGCGGTGTGAGTGCATGGgaggtcgggggtcggggggggggtggttgggaCTGGGCAGACGGCCAGAGGGAGCATGGACACCTAAAGCTGGTGAAGAATCCCGCTGAGCCGCCCGGGCGCTACGTGACTGCGTTGTGGATGCAAAGACTGTTTCCCGTCCGTACCGTCCCGTTTGAGGCCGCACTCGCCGGGCTGTCCTCTCCTCGCTAAGTACCAAACTCTTCTTCATAGGAAGAGATGGAAACCAGCACTCCCTCCCCCAGACCGCCGTCACCGCTTGACACACGCTTAAGGGTGATGACGCCTGCGTTGGTTGTTTGCTTTAGGTGAAATTCAAATAGAGCCTTTTTTATATAACCTATATAAAattctatgaaaaaaaaaaaaaagtatgattcAGAGTATATGTCAGTAtatgggaaaaaaaatacaattctcCTTTTGCGCAGGCTTTGTTTGAGAACGGCCGGAGCCGCTGTGCGGACACGCAGGTCTCacggccccccctcctccccacacacTGCTGACTCCATGCCACTCCAGCGGGAGCGGGGGAGGAGCGGGGTAGTTTTCTCAATGAACAGTTTTCATTTAACCCGTCTGGGTCTATTTTATTAGGTGGCTCTCGTTGAGCGGAGCTGTCCGGCTCCACTCGGCCCATTTTTAGGAACCCCGCGCGGCTCCTCTCACCTTAAACCCTCCACGTCGTTGTGGCTTCACCCAGGGACTCGTTTCTTCACCCCGTTTGGTTTTGATTtacttttgtgttgttgaaaacAATGGATTTTAGCTCATGGATGAACTGTAGAATAAAACATTGCACAGattattgttttatgttttaccatattttgttcattaaaaacattttcattttgtaaccGAACTTGTATCCATGTTGTGGGAGATGCTTTGGGAGGAGAATAAACTATGCAGGCGCTAGTGTTTAACAAACCGCTCTAATTGTTCCAGTGCAAACGCTCGAGCTTCACCCCGTCAGCTTTGGATTGAGCTTCTAGCGCCGTCGCTGGTCTCGCTCAATGAGATGCGATGGCTCTGTTTGCGTCGGCCCACTTGGTCTTTGGTTTCGATAAAGATGAAGCTTTGGGGCCTGAATGTGCAGCTGTTTTTATCGAAGTAGAAGATGCAGGGCTGATCCAGTGTCTCGAATTAAAGCGACCCGATAGAACAGATGGATGAGCTACCTCATATTCTGTCCCGACGCGTACGGATTAAACCACTAACGTCAAGTGTACAGTTTTACTCCCTGCATGTCATGACTCGTAACTGTTCATGTGAATGTATAAGGGCATTTCTACAGGTCACCCGGTGCCGCCTTGGGATACAGACACAAAACGTCCTGTACACTTTGAAAGCCTTTCATTTGCTTTAAAGCTAATTAACCAGAAATGTTTCTCTAGCCCAAATTCAGCATGTCTTAAATCTCTTGATGGGTGTGCACATATTTTGAATTAGGTCATCTTTTGTGCTTTGCAGTGGAGTAAAGTACACTTTACAAGTGCTTCTCTTAGAAATTGTGTTTTCTCGATGCCTGAGATGGTTGCCATGGTTTCATGATGACGCGATGAGACACAGGGTACTTCTGCAGTGTTTATATTCCTAGTATGTTTAACATTGATGCAAACCTCCTAATCACCCCAGTCTTCTACCTTGGGAGTCAATGACGCAGTCGGtagaaaaacatgaatgttGTGAGCGCTCTTCTGGAGCAACTATATAAACAATCTGAACCTTGACTTCTGTAGCTTTGCGATCCCTCTGTATGATGCACACGGGAAATGGTTCCTAACCCTTATGCTGTATGTGGTGTGATGCTCCTAGTAGGCCTTAGATTTCATCCATGCGTTTGTACAGGAAATGGTGACATGTTATCCCCTCGGCCCAGAACACGCTGCAGTGTTGAGCAAATCACTTATTTTTAGATCCCTGAAGCTTTGACTTTATTTACTGGAGATTCATGTGATGTTTGGCATGAAGACTGTTTTGAACTCACTAAACTGACCATATGgtgctttatttttttggatCAAATAAGATTGTCACCTCACCATGAACGATGGCCGCCGTCGTTTGTTGAAGGGAACGACCTTTAATAGATGCGAGCAGCGGATACTGTTGATGGTGTACTCGTAATTATTCAATTTTAGGTAAGAACCCATGTTTGCATTGAATAATGCATAAATCCCACATGGTTATTTCAAAGGTTCACCTCTGCACACATctattttgacctttttcttGACCATTGATTGACTGGTTAATGACAAACGGGGAAGATTAATGTTTTAGGTTTCACATTCTACTATAGCTACTTCTGTAACCATGTTCCTCTAATGCTGGTATATTTAACTTTTCCTTATTTAACAGCTGTTTGTCAAATTAATGATATAATAAATTCCTCTTTAGACCGTCACTGTGGGATTGCTATCTTTATCGCACACTGGTAAAAGAAAACGCCCAGTAAGGTACATTTCTGAAGTCTTTATTTGGGCCGTGTTGTCACAGTGGAGCACAGCTGTTGCAGCTGGCTTGCTGTGACATGTTTGTCCGTAGCTCTCCGCCTCCCGTCACTCAGCATGCTGAAATACACAAGACAGGGCTGTTTATTAGCAACCGCATACACAGTGTCGCCCAGTTACTCCCGGCTGCGCCATAGATCACATGATGGGAGTTCATCCTCAACGGAGGATTACGTCCGGTCTCGCCTGAGATTAGTTCTCGTTATGCAGCCCGCTGGCTACGTTGAACAAATACTTCTAAAAAGGTCACACAATTTGGCGGCATACTGTAGTGTGACATGCATTCAGTttactctttctctctttctcatgaGCTGAAGGCGGACTGGTTCCTAACCTTTTAGAGTGCATAAGGGCATCTCATATAAAGACATGTTCTTATGTGACACTACAGCATGTATTTCTATGCGACCACCCTGCTGCTGTACCTGGTAGGAGAGCTCCCTGATTCTCCTCATACTCCAGTTTTTACCTTTCAGACCAGAAAACTGAAGAAGCCATTTCAAGTTACAAACTAATACGAGGAATATTCATGCGTGACAGAGACTATAAACAATTCATTCAACTCCAACTTCTGGACCTTCTTTCTGCCGCCCTACAGGGCGATCTGCTCCGCTTTGTCCACTCATCGGCCTTacctttgttcttcttcttcatcctctccagATGGGCACTAATGTCCTgctccttcttcagctccttTGCCATCATCACTGCCTACAAGATTAGAAGATCAGGGTTGGATGAACATTTGAATAAGTGATCTTACTGAACAGAACATGTTGAAGGCTGGAAATTCCAGATTACTGTTAAACCCCCTGCAGATCAATTTTCATGATGTGAATCACTATCTATTCCAGATCTTACGTCAGTGATTGCTGGTTTCTGCTAGCCGGGACCATGTTGTCCTGACCATTTACAGAAAACATCTACGTTTAAGGACTAGCTGGGAAAATTAAAAACACCCTCTTTGCTTCAGATCTACAGAAATAAGGGACCATTGTTTGATAAGCTGATGGTTTTAACTTCTTCGTCCTACCTGAGAGCAACAGGTTGAGTCTGTGGCCTCAAGCAGCTCAGCTCGCTTGCACGCACGGTCGTTCTGCCTCAGCAGAGCGCTTCGCTCCTCCCCCTCAGCAGTCTGATAGATTGGTGCGCCACTCAGTC
The Gasterosteus aculeatus chromosome 17, fGasAcu3.hap1.1, whole genome shotgun sequence DNA segment above includes these coding regions:
- the trpc4apa gene encoding transient receptor potential cation channel, subfamily C, member 4 associated protein a, with translation MPLNCLEQVIKASTSCPNSSVQEEEIMATLLGSESSCTGGKRRVCNGSIVTKFTASKITGQGFSRGTELPGGLLQERDKRAKWYGIPTLLQRLYESSHPNSDLSNAHSFLKVLSSQLSVEAMSFVTEDRKTAQESTFPNTYTFDLFGGVHLLVEILMRPTLTVQKKNNNTVNDDLVKDCLSVLYNCCICTEGVTKSLAARDDFVLFLFTLMTNKKTFLQTATLIEDILGVKKEMIHLEGIPNLSGLVQSFDQQQLANFCRILSVTISEPDVGNDDKHTLLAKNAQQKRNASPSRAEVNQVTLLNIPGFIERLCKLATRKVSEATGANFLQELEEWYTWLDNALVLDALMQMATEEADQSSTESSDESSLATGPLRHRLPQSMKIVHEIMYKVEVLYVLCVLLMGRQRNQVHKMLAEFRLIPGLNNLFDKLIWRKYTTSNHVVHDQNENCDCSPEISFKIQFLRLLQSFSDHHENKYLLLNSQELNELSAISMKANIPEVEALVNTDRSLVCDGKKGLLTRLLTVMKREPPDSSFRFWQARAVESFLRGATSYADQMFLLKRGLLEHILFCIIDSGCTSRDVLQSYFDLLGELMKFNIDAFKRFNKYVNTPKKFQTFLTQINSSLVDSNMLVRCIVLSLDRFENLTEDVKVVEVLSECCLLSYMAKVENRLSFLFRLINIINVQTLTQENVSCLNTSLVVLMLARRKAKLPFYLNALRDKEYADKYPGFLLNNFHNLLRFWQRHYLNKDKDSTCLENSSCIPFSYWKETVSVLLGSDRTSLCAIASYIDEPFMDLDRDLLED